A region of Osmerus eperlanus chromosome 9, fOsmEpe2.1, whole genome shotgun sequence DNA encodes the following proteins:
- the ubr1 gene encoding E3 ubiquitin-protein ligase UBR1 — MAEGEKTFDGLELSKRWRDAADSGAELLRHLMEQVPQIYCLEDSNPQDEEEQVQGRLLQPLECFLFAEDPRAGLEKLKQGSACSQLCGRVFKEGETVYSCRDCAIDPTCVLCMDCFQDSVHKGHRYKMHASSGGGFCDCGDLEAWKTGPCCSAHDLGASTAMETEDTLEAGLEERARKLFQVLLSYTTDLLVWEEKNELPTELQPRVKENTYYCVLYNDEHHSYEHVIYTLQRSVNCDHAEAQTHTALIDKEGRRAVKRGTLRSCQQANDLIRSNSEHISMQPLRVEILHSAVMAHQSFALRLGTWFQQIIGYSGGFRQVFCQVALKAGGAGSGQCLISLLMLQDARLYKGARKIVHELIFCSLLMETEYKRLFAIQFTKHYMQLQRDFISDDHEKSISITALSVQIFTVPTLARQLIEEGNVIKVIVDTVIDLLREHLDVNHRFHFQGYNSDKFFRIQMIFRDLRYVLISKPSMWTEELRTQFLEGLRVFLGLLNYMQGMEEVKRQLGQHIEVEPEWEAGFSIQIQLRHILAMFQDWCTSDEKVLLLAFKECHRALMRCNNQPLLSEPTDYYMCKQILHIRPYKVSQEPVSIHLPISRLLAGLYVSLCETGAVRRLHEYLDPESCDFTHFAEHPLRCLVLAAQVSAEMWRRNGLSLVSQVYYYQDVKCRDEMFDKDIIMLQIAASKMDPNHFVMLILLRFELFDVFNGSTSSKDQELLKQWNRLTEDMLFLLIIIVGERYVPGLSHVTKEDVTVREVIHLLCIEPMAHSSLVKGLPENESHETGLETVIPKVSTFKKPGVSGHGVYEVKKECLAEFNPFYYHYSKSQHSKAEDAQKKKRTQEGSDKALRPPLPPPFCPAFSSIVRLLCCDVLIHVLRRVLQRAVEDRATQWTEAMIQRAVHLIAQGLQEEKTQLEACCVEEVTFDFSIKARQIGSEHGKSVFHLLTKVKSLPSLEAQKDMISWNLKMFEMVKCLREKSSPAASMSMETSKPEENVQDKEKAERKRKAEAAKLHRQKIMAQMSAMQKNFIESNKMLYDNMPESGNQGEATASTESVAMELGELCVAVGPQRGSTPAEREILTCILCQEEQEVQALSPAMVLTACVQSSTVLTQNRGRIPSQADKTYPLFMPPDLAVGTHTGSCGHVMHATCWQKYFEAVQNTTRTRLHAELIIDLENGEYLCPLCKSLCNTVVPIIPLEPGALNYEDAELVGQLLTLPRWIQIISARIRGLKSISQGAEVCGEAGEGGGAGLCGQGQTDFRSILSFGVQEPRKFSVSIAEMLVVCANTVHRVGLKTPVNELCPLVPIMAWNTCAFTIQAIENMLQEEDKPLIGSLQNRQLAGLKAVVQFSAAQRNRSSEGLIQQYFTDMLGVLLPSFSSDITPSLLEVDCFHLLVGLVLAVPALYQEKAVDLQPSALSSAYNHLHILHLVTMAHTLQVLLSCPDFPAVCAGDEGGEESRAAADLYSTVSQLCQGLRPGVAGSAVADRVRRGVMPFLRCSALFFSCLTGVSTPEDLSSSEGTPQSQMAALCSYLALPSNLFLLFQEHKETVSPLLQRWCGSSVVTKALKGEIQTIRYPRRGNRLINLPEDYSALLNQASHFQCPSSTDDERKHPTLCLFCGTMLCSQSSCCQVQLNGEDVGACTAHAATCGAGVGMFLRIRECEIVLMASRTRGSTYPPPYLDDYGETDPQLVRGNPLHLCPERYRKLQQLWQQHCVLEEIARSLEVVNVMFAFEWQML; from the exons ATGGCGGAAGGTGAAAAAACATTTGACGGGCTGGAGCTCAGTAAG agatggagagacgcaGCGGACAGCGGGGCGGAGCTGCTCCGTCACTTGATGGAGCAGGTGCCACAAATCTACTGCCTGGAGGACTCCAATCcccaggatgaggaggagcaggtgcagggAAGGCTTCTGCAGCCTCTGGAGTGCTTCCTGTTTGCCGAGGACCCCAGAGCTGGGCTGGAGAAGCTGAAACAAGGCAGCGCCTGCTCCCAGCTGTGTGGACGGGTCTTCAAAGAGGGCGAGACGGTGTACTCCTGCAG GGATTGTGCAATTGATCCCACCTGCGTACTGTGCATGGACTGCTTCCAGGACAGTGTGCACAAAGGTCATCGATATAAA ATGCACGCATCCTCGGGCGGGGGCTTCTGTGACTGTGGTGACCTGGAGGCCTGGAAGACTGGCCCCTGCTGCTCTGCACATGACCTCGGAGCTTCCACGGCCATGGAAACG GAGGACACCCTGGAGGCTGGTCTAGAGGAGCGCGCTCGGAAGCTGTTCCAGGTGCTGCTCAGCTACACCACAGATCTGCTTGTCTGGGAGGAGAAGAACGAGCTCCCGACAGAGCTGCAGCCCAG GGTGAAGGAGAACACCTACTACTGTGTGCTGTACAACGATGAGCACCACTCGTACGAGCATGTGATCTACACACTGCAGCGCTCTGTTAACTGTGACCACGCTgaggcccagacacacacagccctcatcGACAAAGAG gGCCGCCGTGCGGTCAAACGAGGAACGCTTAGATCCTGCCAGCAAGCCAACGACCTCATCCGG tccaACTCGGAGCACATCTCCATGCAGCCCCTGCGTGTGGAGATCCTCCACTCGGCCGTCATGGCCCACCAGAGCTTCGCGCTGCGCCTGGGCACCTGGTTCCAGCAGATCATAGGCTACTCAG GGGGTTTCAGACAGGTGTTCTGCCAGGTGGCTCTAAAGGCTGGCGGAGCGGGGAGTGGACAGTGCCTCATCAGCCTGCTCATGCTGCAGGACGCCAGACTCTACAAAG GAGCTCGAAAGATAGTCCACGAATTGATTTTCTGCAGCTTGCTGATGGAGACGGAGTACAAGAGGCTGTTTGCCATCCAGTTCACTAAG CACTACATGCAACTGCAGAGAGACTTCATCAGTGACGACCATGAGAAGAGTATATCCATCACAGCTCTGTCAGTACAGATCTTCACTGTACCCACACTG gccaggCAGCTTATCGAGGAAGGGAACGTGATCAAGGTGATCGTCGACACGGTGATAGATCTGCTCCGGGAACACCTGGACGTCAACCATCGCTTCCACTTCCAGGGCTACAACTCCGACAAGTTCTTCCGCATCCAGATGATCTTTCGCGACCTCAG GTACGTTCTGATCAGCAAGCCCTCGATGTGGACGGAGGAGCTGAGGACCCAGTTTCTAGAAGGTCTCCGGGTCTTCCTGGGACTCCTCAACTACATGCAG GGTATGGAGGAGGTGAAACGGCAGTTGGGGCAGCACATCGAGGTGGAGCCAGAGTGGGAGGCCGGCTTCTCCATCCAGATCCAGCTGAGACACATCCTGGCCATGTTCCAGGACTGGTGCACGTCTGAT gaaaAGGTGCTCCTTCTGGCCTTCAAGGAGTGCCATCGGGCTCTGATGCGCTGCAACAACCAGCCCCTCCTGAGCGAGCCCACAGACTACTACATGTGCAAACAGATCCTCCACATCCGGCCGTACAAGGTGTCTCAGGAGCCAGTCAGCATCCACCTGCCCATCTCCAGACTGCTGGCCG GGTTGTATGTGTCCCTGTGTGAAACAGGAGCAGTCAGACGCCTCCACGAGTATCTTGATCCC gagagCTGTGACTTCACACACTTCGCTGAGCACCCCCTGCGCTGTCTGGTGCTGGCCGCCCAGGTGTCAGCTGAGATGTGGCGCAGGAACGGCCTCTCGCTGGTCAGCCAg GTGTATTACTATCAGGATGTGAAATGCAGGGATGAGATGTTTGACAAGGACATCATCATGCTACAG ATCGCAGCTTCAAAAATGGACCCCAACCACTTTGTCATGCTGATCCTGCTCAGATTTGAGCTCTTTGATGTTTTTAATGGAAGCACCTCAAGCAAGGATCAA GAACTCTTGAAACAGTGGAATCGCTTGACCGAAGATATGCTTTTCCTCCTCATAATCATCGTTG GGGAGCGTTACGTTCCCGGCCTCAGTCACGTGACCAAGGAGGACGTGACCGTGAGGGAGGTGATCCACCTGCTCTGCATCGAGCCCATGGCTCACAGCAGCCTGGTGAAGGGTCTGCCTGAGAAC GAGAGCCATGAGACTGGCCTGGAGACTGTCATCCCCAAGGTCTCCACCTTCAA GAAACCTGGTGTCTCTGGTCATGGTGTGTACGAAGTCAAAAAGGAATGTCTGGCGGAGTTTAATCCCTTCTACTACCACTACTCTAAATCTCAGCACAGCAAG GCTGAAGACgctcagaagaagaagagaacacAGGAGGGCAGTGATAAAG CCTTGCGCCCCCCGTTGCCTCCCCCCTTCTGCCCGGCCTTCTCCAGCATCGTGCGCCTGCTGTGCTGCGACGTCCTGATCCACGTCCTCAGACGGGTCCTGCAGAGAGCTGTGGAGGACCGAGCCACGCAGTGGACAGAGGCCATGATCCAGAGA gCCGTACACCTCATAGCCCAGGGGCTACAGGAGGAGAAGACCCAGCTGGAGGCCTGCTGTGTGGAGGAAGTCACCTTTGACTTCAGCATCAAGGCCCGCC AAATCGGCTCGGAGCACGGCAAGTCTGTGTTCCACCTGCTCACTAAAGTCAAGAGTCTCCCGTCGCTGGAAGCCCAGAAAGACATGATCAGCTGGAATCTCAAG ATGTTTGagatggtgaagtgccttagaGAGAAGTCGAGTCCAGCAGCATCCATGAGCATGGAGACCAGCAAGCCAGAAGAG AACGTCCAGGACAAGGAGAAggcggagaggaagaggaaggccgAGGCGGCCAAACTCCACCGCCAGAAGATCATGGCCCAGATGTCGGCCATGCAGAAAAACTTTATTGAGTCCAACAAAATGTTGTACGACAACATGCCAGAGAGCGGGAATCAGGGCGAGGCTACGGCTTCTactgagag CGTTGCCATGGAGCTGGGGGAGCTGTGCGTGGCGGTAGGGCCTCAGCGGGGGTCCACTCCGGCCGAGCGGGAGATCCTCACCTGCATCCTGTgtcaggaggaacaggaggtccAGGCCCTCTCCCCCGCCATGGTGCTGACGGCCTGCGTCCAGAGCTCCACCGTCCTGACCCAGAACAGGGGAAGGATCCCGAGCCAGGCCGACA AAACGTATCCCCTGTTCATGCCTCCGGACCTGGCCGTGGGGACCCACACCGGGAGCTGCGGCCACGTCATGCACGCCACCTGCTGGCAGAA gtattTCGAGGCGGTGCAGAACACCACACGGACCCGCCTCCACGCGGAGCTGATCATCGACCTGGAGAACGGAGAGTACCTGTGTCCCCTCTGCAAGTCCCTTTGCAACACCGTGGTCCCCATCATCCCCCTGGAGCCTGGAGCCCTCAACTA TGAGGATGCCGAGTTGGTGGGCCAGCTTTTGACCCTGCCTCGCTGGATCCAGATCATCTCTGCCAGGATCAGAGGACTCAAGTCCATCTCTCAGGGAGCCG AGGTGTGTGGAGAGgccggtgagggggggggagcaggcctCTGtggacagggacagacagacttcCGCTCCATCCTCAGCTTCGGAGTTCAGGAACC GAGAAAGTTCTCGGTCAGCATAGCGGAGATGCTGGTGGTGTGTGCCAACACCGTCCACCGGGTGGGACTGAAAACCCCTGTGAACGAGCTGTGCCCCCTGGTGCCCATCATGGCCTGGAACACCTGTGCCTTCACCATCCAGGCCATCG AAAACatgctgcaggaggaggacaagcctctgattggctccttACAGAACAGACAG cTGGCGGGGCTGAAGGCGGTGGTCCAGTTCTCCGCCGCTCAGCGGAACCGGAGCTCTGAGGGGCTCATCCAGCAGTACTTCACAGACATGCTGGGGG tcctgctgccctccttcaGCTCAGAcatcactccttctctcctagAGGTGGACTGCTTCCACCTCCTG GTGGGACTGGTGCTGGCTGTTCCAGCCCTCTACCAGGAGAAGGCTGTGGACCTGCAGCCCTCAGCTCTCAGCTCTGCCTACAACCACCTGCACATCCTGCACCTGGTCACCATGGCTCACACCCTGCAGGTGCTGCTCTCCTGCCCGG ATTTCCCTGCAGTGTGTGCCGGggacgagggaggagaggagagcagggcagcGGCTGATCTCTACTCCACCGTGTCCCAGCTCTGCCAGGG GCTGAGACCCGGGGTGGCCGGCAGCGCCGTGGCTGACCGGGTCAGGAGGGGGGTCATGCCCTTCCTGCGCTGTTCCGCCCTCTTCTTCAGCTGCCTGACTGGGGTGTCCACTCCGGAGGACCTCTCCAGCTCTGAAG GGACGCCTCAGAGCCAGATGGCGGCGCTGTGCAGTTACCTGGCCCTGCCCTCCAATCTGTTCCTGCTGTTCCAGGAGCACAAGGAAACAGTCTCCCCCTTACTGCAGAG GTGGTGTGGGAGTTCAGTTGTAACCAAAGCCCTGAAAGGGGAAATCCAGACTATCAG GTATCCCCGGAGAGGGAATCGGTTAATTAATCTTCCCGAGGATTATAGCGCTCTTCTCAATCAAGCCAGTCACTTTCA gtgccCCAGCTCCACTGACGACGAGAGGAAACACCCCACGCTGTGTCTGTTCTGCGGCACCATGCTGTGCTCCCAGAGCAGCTGCTGCCAGGTGCAGCTGAACGGGGAGGACGTGGGCGCCTGCACGGCCCACGCTGCCACCTGCGGGGCGGGGGTGGGAATGTTCCTCAG GATCCGGGAGTGTGAGATCGTGCTCATGGCCAGCAGGACGAGAGGAAGCACCTACCCCCCCCCGTACCTGGACGACTACGGGGAGACAGACCCCCAGCTGGT gAGGGGCAACCCACTGCACCTGTGCCCTGAGCGATACAGGAAGCTCCAGCAGCTGTGGCAGCAGCACTGTGTTCTGGAGGAGATCGCCCGCAGCCTGGAGGTGGTCAACGTCATGTTCGCCTTCGAGTGGCAGATGCTGTGA
- the prph2la gene encoding photoreceptor outer segment membrane glycoprotein 2 yields the protein MAVLKVKFTKTSRDKLAQVLWILNWISVVTGVILFSLGLFLKVEINKRWELMAERDVHYVPNMLIAVGLVACGINFLGGKICYDCVDNTKFLRWKLLMLPYIICTFFFTFSVLVGALMCYGMRSELEESLTLGLRDAMRYYKDTDTPGRCFLKSTVDLLQIQFQCCGNVGFRDWFQIQWVSSRYLDMSSKEVVDRLRSNVEGKYLMDGVPFSCCNIDSPRPCIQHQITNNSAHFNYDYQTEELNLWMKGCRQALLEHYTSIMQSIGLIVLIIWLFELSVLTGVRYLQTSLENLLRQGDPNSESEGWLLENSFVETARYNFNIIKSLGKNNQIHTADNGDPNMDVPSTAHYGPDNVPPSRHPWRVDHGAETSPQSSLASELPRLRAPSPQSSLASELPRLRAPSPESPPRLRAPSPQSPPHLKAPLASEPPRLRAPLT from the exons ATGGCCGTCTTGAAGGTGAAATTCACTAAGACCAGCCGGGACAAGCTCGCCCAGGTTCTGTGGATCTTGAACTGGATCTCTGTGGTGACAGGGGTCATCTTGTTCAGCCTGGGTCTGTTCCTCAAGGTGGAGATCAACAAGCGCTGGGAGCTGATGGCCGAGAGGGACGTCCATTACGTCCCCAACATGCTGATCGCCGTGGGCCTCGTCGCCTGTGGCATTAACTTCCTGGGCGGGAAAATCTGCTACGACTGTGTGGACAACACCAAGTTCCTGCGCTGGAAGCTCCTAATGCTCCCGTACATCATCTGCACCTTCTTCTTCACCTTCTCCGTCCTGGTGGGGGCGCTCATGTGCTACGGCATGCGCAGCGAGCTGGAGGAGTCTCTGACCCTGGGGCTCCGGGACGCCATGCGTTATTACAAGGACACGGACACGCCGGGCCGATGCTTCTTGAAGAGCACCGTGGACCTGCTCCAGATCCAGTTCCAGTGCTGTGGCAACGTGGGCTTCAGGGACTGGTTCCAGATCCAGTGGGTCAGCAGCCGCTACCTGGACATGAGCAGCAAGGAGGTGGTTGA CCGTCTGCGGAGCAACGTGGAGGGGAAGTACCTGATGGACGGGGTTCCCTTCAGCTGCTGCAACATCGACTCCCCTCGGCCCTGCATCCAGCACCAGATAACCAACAACTCGGCCCACTTCAACTACGACTACCAGACAGAGGAGCTGAACCTGTGGATGAAGGGCTGCCGTCAGGCCCTGCTGGAACACTACACCAGCATCATGCAGTCCATCGGTCTGATTGTCCTCATCATCTGGCTGTTCGAG CTGTCTGTGCTGACGGGGGTTCGCTACCTCCAGACCTCCCTGGAGAACCTGCTGAGGCAGGGGGACCCCAACTCCGAGTCTGAAGGCTGGCTGCTGGAGAACAGCTTTGTGGAGACGGCCCGCTACAACTTCAACATCATCAAGAGCCTGGGGAAGAACAACCAGATCCACACGGCAGACAACGGAGACCCCAACATGGACGTCCCCTCCACGGCCCACTACGGCCCCGATAACGTGCCCCCAAGCAGGCACCCGTGGAGAGTTGACCACGGAGCTGAGACCTCGCCTCAGAGCTCCCTCGCCTCAGAGCTCCCTCGCCTCAGAGCTCCCTCGCCTCAGAGCTCCCTCGCCTCAGAGCTCCCTCGCCTCAGAGCCCCCTCTCCTGAAAGCCCCCCTCGCCTCAGAGCCCCCTCGCCTCAGAGCCCCCCTCACCTGAAAGCCCCCCTCGCCTCAGAGCCCCCTCGCCTCAGAGCCCCCCTCACCTGA